The genomic region GGCCTGCCCATCCCTCCCGCACCGCCACGGAGGACGTCGGCGGGAACCACGCACACCCCTCTTCACCACCGGCCTTGCCTGTCGCACTCCGGCACGCGGGCCGATCAGTGATCGGAAGCCATGATGAGTTCGAAATTCCTCTGGTACATACCCAACACCGTGGAACCCGGCCACCGGGGTGACGACACCACGACCGGCTGGGGGTCGATCGAGTACTCGACGGACCTCGCCCGCACGGCGGAGGCGCACGGCTGGAGCGGCGCCCTGCTCGGCACCGGATGGGGGCGCCCCGACACCTTCACCGTGGCCACGGCGCTGGCCGCGCGCACCACGACGTTCCAGCCCCTGATCGCGGTCCGCCCCGGATACTGGCAGCCGGCCCACCTCGCGAGCGCGGCGGCCACCCTCGACCAACTCAGCTGCGGGCGGGTCCTGTTCAACGTAGTGAGCGGACTGGACGACATCGACGCGTACGGCGACAGCACCATCGAGCCGGCCCGACGGTACGCGCGTACACAGGAGTTCCTGCATCTCCTGCGGCGGCTGTGGACCGAGGAGGGCGTCACGTTCAGCGGTGAGCACTTCCAGATCACCGGCTCCACGGTCACACCACGTCCGTACGCGACCGAGGGGAGGGCGCATCCCACGCTCTACTTCGGCGGTGCCTCACCGGCGGCGGAGCGGGTGTCGGCGGCCGAGGCCGACGTCCAGCTGTTCTGGGGCGAGCCGCTCGACGGCCTGGCCGAACGCATCGACCGGCTAGAGACGTTGAGCGAGGAGGTGGGCCGTCGGCACGAGCCGCTGGAGTTCGGGCTGCGGATCACCACGCTGGTGCGCGACACGACGGAGGAGGCGTGGCAGGCGGCGGAGGAGAGGGTCGCCGCGATGGCGTCCGCCGAGGGCGCCTCCTGGACAGGGCACCGGTCAGCTGTGGGACAGCAGCGGCTCCTCGACCTCGCCGCGCGCGGCGAGGTGCTCGACACCTGCCTGTACACCGCACCGGGCCGATTCGGGGGCGGCGGGGCGGCGACCACCTGGCTGGTCGGCTCCCCCGCCGACGTCAGCACGGCCCTGGAGAACTACCGCAAGCTCGGCATCACCCACTTCGTCCTCTCCGACACCCCCTACAGGCAGGAGATCAGCCGCATCGGCGACCAACTGCTCCCCCTGCTGCGCGAACCGTCCCCCTGACGCCCCTGACCGTCCCGCCCACCGCCACCACCCCGGAAAGGGAACACCACCAATGACGACCTACCGGCCCCTCGGCCGTACCGGTGTGAAAGTCAGCCCGCTGGCACTGGGCGCCATGAATTTCGGCGCCTGGGCCAACCGCGACCACGACGACGCCATCAAGATCATCCACCAGGCGCTGGATTCGGGTGTCAACGTCATCGACACCGCGGACGTCTACTCGCGTGGCGAGAACGAGGAGATCGTCGGGAAGGCCCTCGCGGACGGCCGCCGGGACGACGTGTTCCTGGCGACCAAGTTCCACGGCCGGGTCGACGACAACCCTCACCATCAGGGCAACTCCCGGCGCTGGATCCTCAAGGCCGTCGAGGACAGTCTGCGGCGCCTCGGCACCGACCACATCGACCTGTACCAGGTACACCGCCCCGACCCGTCCACCGACTTCGAGGAGACCCTCGGCGCCCTCGACGATCTCGTACACCAGGGAAAGATCCGGTACTTCGGCACGACCACCTTCGAGCCCCATCAGATCGTCGAGGGGCAGTGGGCGGCCGAGCGTCTCCACCTGCGGCGCCCCGTCACCGAGCAGCCCCCGTACTCCCTGCTGGCGCGGGCGGCCGAGCGCGCGGTGCTCCCCGTGGCCGAGCGGTACGGCCTGGGCGTCCTGCCCTGGAGCCCGCTGGCCGGCGGCTGGCTGTCCGGCCGGTACCGGAAGGGGGATCCCGCGCACGCCGAGTCGAGCCGCCTGGAACGTCAGCCGCACCGCCATGACCCCGCGATCGAGGCGAACCGGCGCAAGCGCGAGGCGGCGGAGCGGCTCGGGGAGCTCGCCGACGAGGCGGGACTGTCCCTGATCCACCTGGCGCTGGCGTTCGTCCTGGAGCATCCGGCCGTGTCCACCGTGATCATCGGCCCGCGCACCCAGGAACACCTGGCGAGCCAGCTCGGCGCGGCGGACGTACGGCTGTCACCGGAGGTGCTGGACCGGATCGACGGGATCGTGTCCCCCGGAGTCACGATCAGCGCGGCCGACGAGGGCTACCAGCCCCCGTCCCTGACGGACGCGTCCACGCGGCGCCGCGGAGCGGCGGGCCGCTGACCACGGTGGCCGTGGGCGTGTCACGTCCACGGCCACATGGGCGACACCATGACAGCCTCTCAGCCTGCGGTCGTCCGTACCTCGTAAGCTCGGTAGCCCGTTCCATCATGGCGGTCGGCCGAAGCGCCGGAGGCCACGAGACCGGAAGCAGGCAGAGCCATAATGAGCAGCACAGCGCAGATCGGTGTCACAGGACTTGCCGTCATGGGACGCAACCTGGCCCGCAACTTCGCCCGCAACGGGTACACCGTGGCCCTTCACAACCGCACCACGGCGAAGACCCGCGCCCTCATCGAGGAGTTCGGCGGCGAGGGGGACTTCGTCCCCACCGAGTCCGCCGAGGACTTCGTCGCGGCACTGGAGCGCCCTCGGCGCTTGGTGGTCATGGTGAAGGCCGGCGACCCGACGGACGCCGTGATCGCGGAGTTCGCCCCGCTCCTCGAACCCGGCGACATGATCATCGACGGCGGCAACGCGCACTTCGCCGACACCCGCCGCCGCGAGAAGGCTCTGCGCGACCAGGGCATCCATTTTGTCGGCACCGGCGTATCCGGCGGCGAGGAGGGCGCCCTCAACGGGCCCAGCATCATGCCGGGCGGCAGCAAGGAGTCCTACGCCTCCCTGGGCCCGATGCTGGAGAAGATCTCCGCAAAGGCCAAGGATGGCGCCCCCTGCGTCACCCACATCGGCCCCGACGGGGCAGGTCACTTCGTCAAAATGGTACATAACGGGATTGAATATGCCGATATGCAGCTGATCGGCGAAGCGTTCCAGTTGCTGCGCGACGTGGCGGGCTACTCCCCCGCCGAGATCGCGGACATCTTCCGCACCTGGAACACCGGTCGCCTGGACTCGTACCTCATCGAGATCACCGCCGAGGTGCTCTCCCACACCGACGCGGCCACGGACAAGCCCTTCGTGGACGTCGTCCTGGACCAGGCGGAGCAGAAGGGCACCGGCCGCTGGACCGTGCAGATCGCCCTCGACCTGGGCGTTCCCGTCTCCGGCATCGCCGAGGCCGTCTTCG from Streptomyces sp. QL37 harbors:
- a CDS encoding aldo/keto reductase — translated: MTTYRPLGRTGVKVSPLALGAMNFGAWANRDHDDAIKIIHQALDSGVNVIDTADVYSRGENEEIVGKALADGRRDDVFLATKFHGRVDDNPHHQGNSRRWILKAVEDSLRRLGTDHIDLYQVHRPDPSTDFEETLGALDDLVHQGKIRYFGTTTFEPHQIVEGQWAAERLHLRRPVTEQPPYSLLARAAERAVLPVAERYGLGVLPWSPLAGGWLSGRYRKGDPAHAESSRLERQPHRHDPAIEANRRKREAAERLGELADEAGLSLIHLALAFVLEHPAVSTVIIGPRTQEHLASQLGAADVRLSPEVLDRIDGIVSPGVTISAADEGYQPPSLTDASTRRRGAAGR
- the gndA gene encoding NADP-dependent phosphogluconate dehydrogenase produces the protein MSSTAQIGVTGLAVMGRNLARNFARNGYTVALHNRTTAKTRALIEEFGGEGDFVPTESAEDFVAALERPRRLVVMVKAGDPTDAVIAEFAPLLEPGDMIIDGGNAHFADTRRREKALRDQGIHFVGTGVSGGEEGALNGPSIMPGGSKESYASLGPMLEKISAKAKDGAPCVTHIGPDGAGHFVKMVHNGIEYADMQLIGEAFQLLRDVAGYSPAEIADIFRTWNTGRLDSYLIEITAEVLSHTDAATDKPFVDVVLDQAEQKGTGRWTVQIALDLGVPVSGIAEAVFARSVSGHADLRDASRHLAGPTARKLGKDEAAAFADQVEQALYASKIVAYTQGFHQIAAGSEQYDWDIDLGKVASIWRGGCIIRAAFLDRITSAYEAQPRLPSLLADKSFAEEIAAAQDDWRTVIATAVTQGVPTPAFAATLAYYDSLRAERLPAALTQGQRDYFGAHTYHRTDRKGTFHTLWGSDKTEVES
- a CDS encoding LLM class flavin-dependent oxidoreductase: MSSKFLWYIPNTVEPGHRGDDTTTGWGSIEYSTDLARTAEAHGWSGALLGTGWGRPDTFTVATALAARTTTFQPLIAVRPGYWQPAHLASAAATLDQLSCGRVLFNVVSGLDDIDAYGDSTIEPARRYARTQEFLHLLRRLWTEEGVTFSGEHFQITGSTVTPRPYATEGRAHPTLYFGGASPAAERVSAAEADVQLFWGEPLDGLAERIDRLETLSEEVGRRHEPLEFGLRITTLVRDTTEEAWQAAEERVAAMASAEGASWTGHRSAVGQQRLLDLAARGEVLDTCLYTAPGRFGGGGAATTWLVGSPADVSTALENYRKLGITHFVLSDTPYRQEISRIGDQLLPLLREPSP